In one Natronosalvus amylolyticus genomic region, the following are encoded:
- a CDS encoding histidine kinase N-terminal 7TM domain-containing protein translates to MTDRNLLYLVALAIAAALAVGISIYAIRSSHRKGDRVRLLLAAMMAVTALWSVSSLFAHLTVSESMTLFWFGLSNVSTFALPVVWFAFALQYAGYGRYLTKLTVGGLLAVPVFSLGALVTNSWHGLFFSNISVVADGSIVDFTPGIVYGTHLTYAYAVIVAGLALITHFAYVSRSLYRRQAIGIVIAVCVPLAANIAYTGSGSAQLNWTPVAFAVTGAAIAGSIYRYQLLDVIPIARQSVVETMRDGVIVLDSDRRIVDANPAAATLLDPPEDRLIGSHADTIHIGQEPLTAVLSSEETEREICHDGGRRDVTIRTTPLVESAGGMLIVLQDVTERRQRERELERTNERLDEFASVVSHDLRNPLNVASGYLDILDERVDDEAIEVLATQHERMEHIIDDALTLAREGASVTETSTLSLAELATAAWTNVETADATLEIIDDRQLEGDRGRLLRVFENLFRNSVEHGSDTADTDCAETTASDENLGVAVAVGTTPDGFFVVDDGPGILLEKREDIFDSGYSTTAEGTGFGLAIVEQIVAAHGWQVALEESPLSAYDGACFVVKASEVAIQPPPSDEKQ, encoded by the coding sequence ATGACTGACCGCAATCTTCTGTATCTCGTTGCTCTTGCCATTGCCGCTGCGTTGGCTGTTGGTATCTCGATTTATGCGATTCGTAGCAGCCATCGTAAGGGTGACCGTGTCCGTTTGCTACTGGCGGCGATGATGGCAGTGACTGCGCTCTGGTCGGTGAGTTCGTTGTTCGCGCATCTGACTGTTAGCGAGTCGATGACGCTGTTCTGGTTCGGGCTGAGCAACGTTTCGACGTTTGCACTACCAGTGGTCTGGTTTGCCTTTGCACTCCAGTATGCAGGCTACGGCCGATATTTGACGAAACTGACAGTCGGCGGACTCCTGGCCGTTCCGGTGTTTTCACTTGGGGCGCTCGTAACCAATAGCTGGCACGGACTGTTTTTTTCGAACATTAGCGTGGTGGCGGACGGTTCGATTGTCGATTTCACACCGGGAATCGTGTACGGTACTCATCTTACGTATGCGTACGCAGTGATCGTTGCCGGCCTTGCTCTTATTACTCACTTTGCATACGTCTCGAGGAGTTTATACCGCCGGCAGGCTATCGGCATTGTCATTGCGGTCTGTGTCCCGTTGGCAGCGAACATCGCGTATACGGGAAGTGGCAGTGCACAACTGAACTGGACACCGGTGGCGTTCGCCGTCACTGGGGCGGCTATCGCCGGATCTATCTACCGGTACCAGCTACTCGATGTAATCCCAATTGCGCGCCAATCCGTCGTCGAAACGATGCGTGATGGAGTCATTGTTCTGGATTCTGATCGCCGAATCGTCGACGCCAATCCGGCGGCAGCAACGTTACTTGACCCGCCCGAAGATCGCCTCATCGGTAGTCACGCAGACACGATACACATCGGACAGGAACCGCTGACGGCAGTCCTCTCGAGCGAGGAAACAGAACGGGAAATCTGCCATGATGGGGGTCGCCGAGACGTGACGATTCGAACGACACCACTCGTCGAATCGGCCGGTGGGATGCTCATCGTCTTACAGGACGTGACCGAACGCCGACAACGAGAGCGTGAACTCGAGCGAACGAACGAGCGTCTCGACGAGTTTGCGAGCGTCGTCAGTCACGACCTGCGAAATCCGCTCAACGTGGCGTCGGGGTATCTCGATATCCTCGATGAACGCGTCGACGACGAGGCAATCGAGGTGCTGGCCACCCAACACGAGCGCATGGAGCACATTATCGACGATGCGCTGACGCTCGCCAGAGAGGGGGCAAGTGTGACCGAAACGTCAACACTGTCACTGGCAGAACTGGCCACTGCGGCCTGGACAAACGTCGAGACGGCCGACGCGACGCTCGAGATAATCGACGACCGACAGCTCGAGGGTGATCGAGGTCGGTTACTGCGGGTCTTCGAAAACCTGTTTCGCAACAGTGTCGAACACGGGTCCGACACGGCGGATACTGACTGCGCCGAGACGACGGCGTCGGATGAGAATCTCGGGGTTGCTGTCGCCGTCGGGACCACGCCGGATGGGTTCTTCGTCGTCGACGATGGGCCCGGCATTCTACTGGAGAAACGCGAAGACATCTTCGATTCGGGATATTCGACCACAGCAGAAGGAACCGGATTCGGTCTCGCCATTGTCGAACAGATCGTGGCCGCTCACGGCTGGCAGGTGGCACTCGAGGAGAGTCCGCTTTCAGCGTACGATGGTGCATGTTTCGTCGTGAAGGCCTCGGAGGTGGCGATACAGCCGCCGCCCTCGGATGAAAAACAGTGA
- a CDS encoding DUF5822 domain-containing protein yields the protein MPERVETSSPEGVDYGWVMQVTFVLTILVGAPLVTLASIPVDLPTWGARAEFAVRLGAPIWIVIALSVLAYAKRAQGRE from the coding sequence GTGCCTGAACGCGTCGAGACCAGTTCTCCGGAGGGAGTCGATTACGGCTGGGTCATGCAGGTCACCTTCGTGCTCACGATTCTGGTCGGTGCGCCACTCGTCACCCTCGCTTCGATCCCAGTGGACTTGCCCACGTGGGGTGCTCGAGCCGAATTTGCAGTCCGCCTCGGCGCACCCATCTGGATCGTTATCGCGCTTTCGGTGCTTGCTTACGCGAAACGAGCGCAGGGCCGCGAGTGA